The genomic stretch TGACGTTGGTTGCATAAAGAAAGAAGTAAAGAAACAACTTGATCAGGGTCACCGAGCTTTTTCTCACCAGCCTGTAGCTCATTCTCAATTGCACGCATATAAGCACGGTAAGCAGATCCTTCATTCAATGAATGCTTTGATACCTTCTTGCCTGTTGTCCAAATATTCGTCGCATAAGAACCTGGTTCAATTAAAGCAACATCAACTCCAAACGGCTTTAGCTCAAGCCGTAAACTTTCACTATAACCTTCGAGTGCATGTTTAGATGATACATACGGTGATAGTCCTGGAAACCCAATTAACCCACTGATGCTGCTAATATTAATAATTTTGCCCTTGCGCTTTTCTCTCATAAATGGGAGCACTGCCTGAGTTACCCTCATGACACCGAATACGTTCGTTTCAAACTGCTCTTTATATTCATCTATATGAATTTCCTCGCTAAAGCCACCAAACGCAAATCCTGCGTTATTAATTAATATATCAATGCCGTTTGTGTTATGTAATAGCGTAGTTAATTCGTCAATTGAACGTTGAGACGTAACATCTAGTTCAACAAATACTACTCTTTCT from Bacillus sp. 1780r2a1 encodes the following:
- a CDS encoding SDR family oxidoreductase yields the protein MKTQTVLITGTSSGFGLLSAYQLAKAGYKVIASMRNLEKKSALLRMLEKDKLKERVVFVELDVTSQRSIDELTTLLHNTNGIDILINNAGFAFGGFSEEIHIDEYKEQFETNVFGVMRVTQAVLPFMREKRKGKIINISSISGLIGFPGLSPYVSSKHALEGYSESLRLELKPFGVDVALIEPGSYATNIWTTGKKVSKHSLNEGSAYRAYMRAIENELQAGEKKLGDPDQVVSLLLSLCNQRQLKKLRYPVGKGVKVSVWLKRMLPWSVWERIIIKKLLK